In Blastococcus saxobsidens DD2, the genomic stretch GACCGAAGTTATCCGGCCGCACCTGTCCGTAGGGGCCGCCCGGATTGACGATCTCGATGCGGTCGGTGAACCACGACACGCGAGTCGGCGCGTTCGACGACTCGTAGTTTCGGTGCACCAGTGCGTTGACCGTGAGCTCGCGCAGGGCGTCGAGCGGATAGTCCGGCCAGCTCTCCTCCTGGAAGCCGCCGGCATCCCGTAGCCGGGTGTGGACGTGGCTCGTGAGCAGCGATTCGAGCGCTCGGGTGGCGTTCACCAAGTTGCCGCGCAGTTCCTCCTCGTCCACCACCGGGGCGTCGGCTTCAGGCCCGTCGTAGCGGACGAACTGCACGTAGGCGCCCGGGAGGTGAGCCGACGGATCGAAGCCGCCGACGAGCAACCCGCAGGTCGTCGGCACCCCGTCCGAGGTGCACAGGCGCAGGCTCGCCAGCTGCTCTACCAAGGGGCGGTGGTTGTCCGCCAGGACGTCGGCATCGACTGCGGCGGGGATGTACGTCGAGCGCAGGAGTTCGGCATCGAGGTCGCGGAGAGAGCTGCCGAGCACCGGGCGGGAGTCGAAAGGCACCGCCAAGGACAGCCGGCGCTCACTGAGGACCCGTTCGTCGTCGGCTGTCGCCCGACGGGTGGACGGCCCGGGGCGGACCCACACGATTCCGTTGACCCGAACGGGTGGGCTGCTGCTGGCGTGGACGTCGACCCGGATGACCGGCTCCCCGCCGTAGATCCCTGCGGTGACCACCATGCTGGGGCGGTCGAGGATCTTCCCGTCATCTCGCAGGTTCGTGATCGCGAGCAGAGCCTCGTCACCGGTGTCCACCGGATGTGGCGTGCCATCCTTGCCGACTCCGATGAGCAGCACGCCGCCGCCGGCGCCGGTCAGGTCGTTGGCCAACGCGCAGATGGCCTCGCGGATGGCGTCGCGGTTCGTCGCCTCCCGCTTGAACTCCAGGGTTGCGGTCTCCTGTCGGCCGAGCGTGGCCGCGAGGTCCTCGGTCATGCGGCCATACTCGTCGGCCATCACGCCACCGCCCGAGCCGTCGTGACGTCGAACTGGCCGGTCACCGCGGCGGTGATCAGCGCCTGTTTACGTTCGATCAGCTTCCCCTTGCTGGCATCGACCAGGTTCACGGCGCGCTCATGCTCTCTACGACCTCGGTCGAGCTCCGCGGCGATTGCGGCCTGCTCGGCGACCGGGCGCCGCACCAGTGGAAGTGCCCGCATTGCTTCGACTCCGAAGTGGCGCTGGATCGCTCCCGTCGAGTGCTCAGAGATGGACTCCTGCGCCCTCGGCGAGTTAATGCTGTGCTCGAGGTAGCCAGCGTCGGCCCCGGGGCCCGAGCGAACGATGACCACATCGATGCAGTTACCGTCCACCAGCCACTCGGGAACCCGGCAGGCAGCGCCTGCTCGCCCGGAGCGGACGACCAGTACATCGCCGGACCGCAGCCTCGAACGTTGGTTTGCCGCATGCCCTTCGGGTGAGATGCGGATGAGGTTCTCAGGGTTCATGAGTCCAGGGGAGATGTCGGTTCCTCGAACCGCAGGCACACCGTCGGTGAAGTGGGTGTAGAGAGCCGCCGGTTGAATCACAATGCCGACAGCCACCTCGCTGACGAGATGGCGTGCCGGCACTTCGACCCACCCCTGTGCGGGTCGCAGAAGTGATTCGGCATGGGCCGTTGCTCGCGATTCTAATAGTCGCGCTTGTCGTTCCCGAAGATCGATCACGGTATTGAGTCGTCCGACCTGATCATCAAGGAATGCGGCGATCCGTCGCTGTTCATCAAGCTCAGGACTCGGGATCGCCAGTCGAGAAATATTCAAGGGGTCGACGCGTTGGTGGCTGCGCGTTACGGAACGAACCTCGGAGTCAAGAAGTTGGCGGGTCGTCTCGGAGAGCAGGCAGTAGGTCAGAAAACGCGCGTCGCAGCCGACGGGACGTAGCGGAACGAACTCCGTCGAGGCGAGAATAGGTAGGCTGTGTGGCCGAGTCCGTACGACCCGGCTCTTCCGGGGGTTTAGGCGACTGATGATGACTTCATCGCCCCGCAGGAGAAGCTTGCCCGACTTGATATCGCTGGCGGGCTCGACTGTCGGCTCGCCGGTCGCCTCGAGTGCCGGGATGTTGTAGTGGACGACATCTCCAGCAACGTCTGCAGGATCGATCACTTGGCGGACTTCGTCGGCCACCGCCCAGACGGGCCGAAGCGGGAAGGCGTTCATCGCTTCAGCCCTGCCAGCACCCGGCGGATCTCGGCTTCCACCGCTTCCAACTCGGCGTCGATCTCGGCGAGCGGCCTGGGCGGGACGTACCTGTAGAAGAACCGGGTGAACGGGATCTCGTAGCCGATCTTGGTTTTAGTGTGGTCGACCCAGGCGTCGGGCACGTGCGGCAGCACCTCGCGCTCGACGTACTCGTCGACGTCCTCGGTCAACGGCACGTTCTCGTTGTCGCGCAGGTCCGGGTCGGGGAGCGGCTCGCCCTTTTTGTCGGTCACCACCGGCGCAGCCGGATCGGCGACGGCCGCAGCCGCGAGCACGGTCTTCTTGATCGCGGGCGGCAGGCCGATCTGCTTCCGTGCGGTGCAGGCGTTGAGCAGCAACTTCACGAAGGCCGGCTCGGTGTCCTCCGTCGTCCCCACCAGGTCGGACAGAGCGCCGAGCAGGGCGTCGTGGGTCCGCCGCGCGTCGTCGTCCCCAAGGGACAGGGCAACCACCGGCTTGGCCGCGGCGACCTGCTCGACGGTCTCCTCGGTCACCATCCAGCGGCGGCGGAGCGGGCGCTCGACGGTGATCCGGCGGAAGCCGAACACGTCGTCGTGGAAGACCTTGACCCGCTCGTCGGCGTCCGTGAGTTCCGGGGCGTCGTGGTAGAGCCGGGTGATTTCCTCGATGTGCGCGTCGTCGAGGTACTTGCGCTTGTCGCCGAGCGACTTGCGCATCTTCGACCACTCGCCGCGGGCGTCGATCAGCGCGACCTTGCCCTCCCGCTCGGGGCGCTTGCGGTTGGTGACGATCCAGACGTAGGTGCTGATCCCGGTGTTGTAGAAGAGCTGGTCCGGCAGCGCGACGATGCCTTCGAGCCAGTCGTTCTCGATGATCCAGCGGCGGATGTTGCTCTCGCCCGACTCCGCCGCCCCGGCGAACAGCGGGCTGCCGGAGAAGACGATCGCGACGCGGCTGCCGCCGTCCTCCGCCGGCTTCATGCGGGCGATCATCTGCTGCAGGAACAGCAGGCTGCCGTCGGAGACGCGGGGGAGGCCGGCGCTGAACCTGCCGCCGGGCTGCGCCGCCTCGGCCTTGATTGCGGCGGCGGACTTGTTCCAGTCCACTCCGAACGGCGGGTTGGCCAGCAGGTAGTCGAAGCGCTTGTCCGCGTGCCCGTCGGCGGTGAGCGTGTTGCCCAGCACGATCCGCTCCGGGTCCTGGCCCTGGATGAGCAGGTCCGACCGCGCGATCGCCCACGTCTCGGGGTTGAGCTCCTGGCCGAACATCTCCAGCCGGGCCTTCGGGTTGAGCCGGGTCAGGTACTGGTCGGCGATGTTGAGCATGCCGCCGGTGCCGCACGCCGGGTCGTAGATCGACCGCACCGGGGCGGTGCCGGTGAGCACGTCGGAGTCCTCGCCGAACAGCAGGTTGACGATCAGCCGGATGACCTCGCGCGGGGTGAAGTGCTCACCGGCAGTTTCGTTCGAGAGCTCGGAGAAGCGCCGCAGCAGCTCCTCGAAGATGTAGCCCATCGCGTGGTTGGGCACGACCTCCGGCCGCAGGTCCAGGTCGGCGAACTTGCCCAGCACCAGGTACAGCAGACCGGCGTCGTCCAGTCGGCTGATCTGCTCGTCGAACCGGTACTTCTCCAGCACCTGCGCCGCGCCGGGGGAGAAGGCCCCGATGTAGGCGCGCAGTTGCTGGGCGAGGTTGTTGGGAGAGTCGAGCAGCTTGGTGAAGGTCAGCGGGCTGACGTTGTAGAACGGCACCCCCGCTGCGTCCCGGAGCAGGACGTCGGGGTTGTCGGTCACGCCCTTCAGCTGCTCGGCGCGAGCCAGCACCGCCGGCTTGCTCTCCTCCAGGACGGCGTCCAGCCGGCGCAGCACCAGCAGCGGGAGGATCACCCCGCGGTACTCCGCCGGCTTGTAGTCACCGCGCAGCAGGTCGGCGACCTGCCACACGAACTGGACCTTGCCCTCGAACCCGTCCACGTACCTGCCCCGTTCCGTTACTCGCCGCCGACTCTGCCTGTTCGCACGCCGACGGTGAAGGGTCTACCGGACGCCGTCGCCCCGGTGTCTCAGGTGCCCGGTCGGGGCGGGACGGTCGCGGCTGGTGGGACAGGAGACGTTCCCGCTGGAACGTCTCCTGTCCCAGCGGCATGGACAGGCTCAGCCTCCGGCGCCACGATCGTGGCCGTGACCGTCGAGTCCCTCAGATCCGTCCGCGACCATTTGTCCGAAGTCGTCGACCGGGTCGAGCACCAGCACGAGCGGGTGACGATCACCCGCAACGGCCGGGACGCGGCCGTCCTCATCAGCCCTGAGGATCTTGCCCAGCTCGAAGAGGCGCTCTCGGTTCTCAGCGACTCGGAGGCTCTCGCGGACATCCGCGAGGCCGACGCCGCGTACGCCCGCGGTGATGTCGTCCGCGGTGTCGAGGCCGTTCGCCGGCTTCGCCGTGAGGGATGAGGAGTACGAACTCGTCCTCACGCCGCCGGCTCGGTGGGCGCCGAGCGAGCGGCTTCCCGAGGCAGTCGCCGTTGCAGTGGTCGACTTCTTCACCACAGCGCCCGCCCAACGCCCGCAGTGGATGGGCAAGCAACTGCGTGGTGATCTGGCCGAGGTGTGGGCGGCGCGGCGTGGCACCTACCGGGTGCTCTACCGCGTGCGGGAGGACACGCGCGAAGTCGTCGTCCTCGGCATCGATCACCGTCGCGATGCCTATCGACCACAGTGACCCGCCGGTGCCGGACGGGAACGACGTCCGTCAGGACGGCGCGCGCCGCATGACCCGGACGGCGATCAGGGCGACGTCGTCCTCGGCGACGGCCGGCTGCAGGCGCCGCAGCAGGGTGTCCGCCAGGTCCTCGAGCGGCAGGTCCTGCAGGCCGGCCAGCGCTTCCAGCAGCGCGGCGATGCCCTGGTCGTAGTCCGCGCCCCGGCGCTCGATCAGCCCGTCGGTGAACAGCAGCAGCGTCTGGCCCGCGGTGAGCAGGGCGGTGTGCTCGTCCCGCTCCACCGTCGGCTCGACGCCCAGCATCCGGTTCGGCTTCGTGTCCAGCAGCCGCACCTGCCCCTCGGTGTCCAGCAGCGCCGGCGCCGGATGGCCGGCGTTGGACCACCGCAGCACGCGGTCGCCGGAGCGGGCGTCCGGCCGGTCGATCCGGGCCACCAGGGCGGTCGCGGTCGTGGCCATCTCCAGCCCGGCCGCGGCGAT encodes the following:
- a CDS encoding ATP-binding protein, which codes for MADEYGRMTEDLAATLGRQETATLEFKREATNRDAIREAICALANDLTGAGGGVLLIGVGKDGTPHPVDTGDEALLAITNLRDDGKILDRPSMVVTAGIYGGEPVIRVDVHASSSPPVRVNGIVWVRPGPSTRRATADDERVLSERRLSLAVPFDSRPVLGSSLRDLDAELLRSTYIPAAVDADVLADNHRPLVEQLASLRLCTSDGVPTTCGLLVGGFDPSAHLPGAYVQFVRYDGPEADAPVVDEEELRGNLVNATRALESLLTSHVHTRLRDAGGFQEESWPDYPLDALRELTVNALVHRNYESSNAPTRVSWFTDRIEIVNPGGPYGQVRPDNFGRVNDYRNPSLAGAMKTLGYANRFGRGITRVASALQRNGNPSAEYDITDAYWAVTVRRIE
- a CDS encoding type I restriction-modification system subunit M encodes the protein MDGFEGKVQFVWQVADLLRGDYKPAEYRGVILPLLVLRRLDAVLEESKPAVLARAEQLKGVTDNPDVLLRDAAGVPFYNVSPLTFTKLLDSPNNLAQQLRAYIGAFSPGAAQVLEKYRFDEQISRLDDAGLLYLVLGKFADLDLRPEVVPNHAMGYIFEELLRRFSELSNETAGEHFTPREVIRLIVNLLFGEDSDVLTGTAPVRSIYDPACGTGGMLNIADQYLTRLNPKARLEMFGQELNPETWAIARSDLLIQGQDPERIVLGNTLTADGHADKRFDYLLANPPFGVDWNKSAAAIKAEAAQPGGRFSAGLPRVSDGSLLFLQQMIARMKPAEDGGSRVAIVFSGSPLFAGAAESGESNIRRWIIENDWLEGIVALPDQLFYNTGISTYVWIVTNRKRPEREGKVALIDARGEWSKMRKSLGDKRKYLDDAHIEEITRLYHDAPELTDADERVKVFHDDVFGFRRITVERPLRRRWMVTEETVEQVAAAKPVVALSLGDDDARRTHDALLGALSDLVGTTEDTEPAFVKLLLNACTARKQIGLPPAIKKTVLAAAAVADPAAPVVTDKKGEPLPDPDLRDNENVPLTEDVDEYVEREVLPHVPDAWVDHTKTKIGYEIPFTRFFYRYVPPRPLAEIDAELEAVEAEIRRVLAGLKR
- a CDS encoding putative Restriction modification system DNA specificity domain is translated as MNAFPLRPVWAVADEVRQVIDPADVAGDVVHYNIPALEATGEPTVEPASDIKSGKLLLRGDEVIISRLNPRKSRVVRTRPHSLPILASTEFVPLRPVGCDARFLTYCLLSETTRQLLDSEVRSVTRSHQRVDPLNISRLAIPSPELDEQRRIAAFLDDQVGRLNTVIDLRERQARLLESRATAHAESLLRPAQGWVEVPARHLVSEVAVGIVIQPAALYTHFTDGVPAVRGTDISPGLMNPENLIRISPEGHAANQRSRLRSGDVLVVRSGRAGAACRVPEWLVDGNCIDVVIVRSGPGADAGYLEHSINSPRAQESISEHSTGAIQRHFGVEAMRALPLVRRPVAEQAAIAAELDRGRREHERAVNLVDASKGKLIERKQALITAAVTGQFDVTTARAVA
- a CDS encoding type II toxin-antitoxin system Phd/YefM family antitoxin, whose translation is MTVESLRSVRDHLSEVVDRVEHQHERVTITRNGRDAAVLISPEDLAQLEEALSVLSDSEALADIREADAAYARGDVVRGVEAVRRLRREG
- a CDS encoding type II toxin-antitoxin system RelE family toxin: MSSAVSRPFAGFAVRDEEYELVLTPPARWAPSERLPEAVAVAVVDFFTTAPAQRPQWMGKQLRGDLAEVWAARRGTYRVLYRVREDTREVVVLGIDHRRDAYRPQ